A portion of the Platichthys flesus chromosome 7, fPlaFle2.1, whole genome shotgun sequence genome contains these proteins:
- the dip2ba gene encoding disco-interacting protein 2 homolog B-A → MADRGVDLSALPKEVRDQLAELDLELSEGDITQKGYEKKRAKLMTSCIPHLPNVDLSLPDVQLSPGHSADPSPSPEAPGPSTSSAARHHRAHRSGGARDDRYRSDIHTEAVQAALAKHKEEKMALPMPTKRRSAFVQSPIETCTPPDTSSASEDDGSLRRKAALSAVLAQSLQSPDYWINRSVQSSSTSSSASSTLSHGEPKPQPQPQPQPAISLLADVLAHTRIENSIPPDVTSSTSQDRGSRVDLAPVVRGMSRGQSRSSMMDTADGVPVNSRVSTKIQQLLNTLKRPKRPPLSEFFLDDSEEIVEVPQPDPNTPKPEGRQIIPVKGEPLGVVSNWPPALQAALARWGATQAKSPALTALDITGKPLYTVTYGKLWSRSLKLAYTLLNKLGTKTEPVLQPGDRVALVYPNSDPGMFWVAFYGCLLAEVIPVPIEVPLSRQDAGSQQIGFLLGSCGVSLALTSEVCLKGLPKTPNGEIIQFKGWPRMKWVVTDTKYLTKPSKDWQPHIPTANTDTAYIEYKASKEGTVMGVAVSKISMLTHCQALTQACNYCEGETLVNVLDCKKDMGLWHGVLTSVMNRIHTISVPYAVMKACPMSWVQRVHIHKARVALVKCRDLHWAMMAHKDQRDTNLSSIRMLIVADGANPWSVSSCDAFLNVFQSHGLKPEVICPCATSPEALTVAIRRPGARGAPLPARAILSMGGLSHSVIRVNTEDKNSALTVQDVGHIMPGALMCIVKPDGPSQLCKTDEIGEIVINSRAGGTMYYGLPGVTKNTFEVIPVNQAGAPIGEIPFSRTGLLGFVGPGSLVFVVGKIDGLLMVSGRRHNADDLVATALAVEPVKTVYRGRIAVFSVTVFYDERIVIVAEQRPDASEEDSFQWMSRVLQAIDSIHQVGLYCLALVPANTLPKTPLGGIHICETKQNFLEGNLHPCNILMCPHTCVTNLPKPRQKQPVDVGPASMLVGNLVAGKRIAQATGRELGVVEDQDLIRKHQFLSEALQWRAQTDPDHVLYVLLNAKGVAVCTATCSQLHKRAEKITATIMERGGLNTGDNVVLLYPPGIDLIAAFYGCLYAGVIPVTVRPPHPQNLAATLPTVRMIIDVSKAACILTTQPLMRILRSREAAASVNIKTWPTIIDTDDLPRKRPPHIYKPPTAEMLAYLDFSVSTTGMLTGVKMSHAAVSTLCRSIKLQCELYSSRQIAICLDPYCGLGFVLWCLSSIYSGHQSILIPPLELESSLPLWLSTLSQYKIRDTFCSYSVMELCTKGLGTQTEMLKARGLNLSCVRSCVVIAEERPRLTLTQAFSKLFKDLGLSSRAVSTAFGSRVNLAICLQGTAGPDPSTVYVDMKSLRHDRVRLVERGAPQSIPLMESGTILPGVRVIIVNPETRGPLGDSHLGEIWVNSPHSASGYYTIYGEESLQADHFNTKLSFGEPQTLWARTGYLGFIKRTELLDASGDRHDALFVVGSLDETLELRGLRYHPIDIETSVSRAHRSIAESAVFTWTNLLVVVAELSGSEQEALDLVPLVTNVVLEEHHLIVGVVVIVDPGVIPINSRGEKQRMHLRDSFLADQLDPIYVAYNM, encoded by the exons GTGACATCACGCAGAAGGGCTACGAGAAAAAGAGAGCCAAGCTGATGACCTCCTGCATCCCCCACTTGCCAA ATGTGGACCTGTCTCTTCCAGATGTCCAGCTTTCCCCAGGCCACAGTGCGGACCCCAGCCCGAGTCCTGAGGCCCCGggcccctccacctcctcagctGCCAGACACCACCGTGCACATCGCAGTGGGGGGGCCAGAGACGACCGCTACAGATCAG ACATCCACACAGAGGCAGTGCAGGCAGCGCTGgccaaacacaaagaagagaagaTGGCGCTGCCCATGCCAACCAAAAGACGCTCAGCCTTTGTCCAGTCTCCCATAGAAACCTGCACACCTCCAG ACACATCTTCTGCATCAGAGGATGATGGCTCATTGCGCAGGAAGGCAGCTCTCAGTGCAGTGCTGGCCCAGAGCCTGCAGAGCCCTGACTACTGGATCAACCGTTCTGTCCAAAGCTCCTCCACGTCCTCGTCCgcctcctccaccctctcccATGGAGAGCCCAAGCCCCAACCACAGCCCCAGCCTCAACCGGCAATTTCCTTGTTGGCCGACGTACTGGCCCACACACGCATCG aaaACAGTATCCCCCCTGATGTGACATCCTCCACTTCCCAGGATAGAGGATCCAGGGTTGACCTGGCTCCAGTGGTCAGGGGCATGAGTCGTGGACAGAGCCGCTCCAGCATGATGGATACTGCTGATG GTGTGCCTGTCAATAGCAGGGTGTCCACTAAGATCCAGCAGCTGTTGAACACACTCAAACGGCCCAAAAGACCACCACTCAGTGAATTCTTCCTCGACGACTCTGAGGAAATTGTAGAAG TTCCTCAGCCAGATCCCAACACCCCGAAGCCGGAGGGACGTCAAATCATCCCTGTAAAGGGGGAGCCCCTTGGAGTGGTCAGTAACTGGCCTCCTGCCCTGCAGGCTGCTCTGGCCCGCTGGGGGGCCACCCAGGCCAAGAGTCCTGCCCTCACTGCTCTAGATATCACTGGCAAACCCCTCTACACAGTCACATACG GCAAACTATGGAGTCGCAGTCTGAAGCTGGCCTATACACTGCTGAATAAACTGGGCACCAAGACTGAGCCTGTCCTACAACCCGGAGATCGG gTGGCGCTGGTGTATCCCAACAGTGACCCTGGAATGTTCTGGGTGGCATTTTATGGCTGCCTTTTAGCTGAGGTCATCCCTGTGCCCATCGAGGTACCACTGTCAAGACAG GACGCTGGCAGTCAGCAGATCGGCTTCCTGTTGGGCAGCTGTGGTGTTAGTCTGGCGCTGACCAGTGAGGTGTGTCTCAAAGGGCTGCCCAAGACACCAAACGGAGAGATCATCCAGTTCAAAG GTTGGCCAAGGATGAAATGGGTTGTGACAGACACCAAGTACCTGACTAAGCCATCCAAAGACTGGCAGCCGCACATCCCCACTGCCAACACAGACACCGCCTACATAGAG TACAAAGCCAGTAAAGAGGGAACAGTGATGGGAGTTGCCGTATCCAAGATCTCCATGTTGACCCACTGTCAAGCCCTGACCCAGGCCTGTAACTACTGTGAAG GGGAGACACTGGTCAACGTGTTGGACTGTAAGAAGGATATGGGCTTGTGGCATGGCGTCTTAACG AGTGTCATGAACAGAATCCACACCATCTCAGTGCCATATGCTGTCATGAAAGCCTGTCCTATGTCGTGGGTGCAGAGGGTCCACATTCACAAAG CACGTGTGGCCTTGGTGAAGTGCCGGGACCTCCACTGGGCTATGATGGCCCACAAGGACCAGAGAGACACCAACTTGTCTTCTATACGTATGCTTATTGTGGCTGATGGAGCAAACCCAT GGTCTGTGTCGTCATGTGATGCCTTCCTAAATGTGTTCCAGTCTCACGGTCTGAAACCTGAGGTCATTTGTCCATGTGCCACTTCTCCTGAGGCCTTAACTGTGGCCATACGCAG GCCTGGTGCACGAGGAGCTCCACTGCCAGCAAGAGCCATCCTGTCCATGGGCGGGCTGAGCCACAGTGTGATCAGGGTGAACACAGAGGACAAAAACTCTGCTCTCACTGTTCAGGATGTTGGCCACATTATGCCTGGAG CTCTGATGTGCATTGTGAAACCGGACGGGCCGTCACAGCTTTGCAAGACGGATGAAATAGGAGAGATTGTGATCAACTCTCGGGCCGGAGGCACCATGTACTATGGCCTGCCTGGTGTCACCAAGAACACGTTTGAG GTGATCCCTGTCAACCAAGCTGGAGCACCAATTGGAGAAATTCCCTTCAGTCGAACGGGTCTGCTGGGATTTGTAGGACCG GGCAGTCTGGTCTTTGTTGTGGGGAAGATTGATGGGCTGCTGATGGTGAGCGGGCGACGTCACAACGCAGACGACCTGGTGGCCACCGCGCTCGCAGTGGAACCTGTCAAAACAGTTTACAGGGGGAG GATCGCCGTGTTCTCAGTGACAGTGTTTTATGATGAGAGGATCGTGATTGTGGCAGAGCAGAGGCCTGATGCCAGCGAGGAGGACAGCTTCCAGTGGATGAGTCGAGTACTACAG GCAATCGACAGCATCCACCAGGTCGGCCTGTACTGCCTCGCCCTCGTTCCAGCCAACACCCTCCCCAAAACACCGCTTGGAGGAATCCACATCTGTGAAACCAAGCAAAACTTTTTGGAGGGAAACCTGCACCCGTGTAATATCCTCATGTGCCCACACACTTGTGTTACCAATCTGCCCAAACCACGGCAGAAACAGCCAG TGGATGTTGGTCCAGCTTCTATGCTGGTTGGCAACCTGGTGGCAGGGAAACGTATCGCCCAGGCTACAGGCAGAGAGCTGGGTGTGGTGGAGGACCAGGATCTGATCCGAAAG CACCAGTTCTTGTCTGAAGCTCTGCAGTGGAGAGCCCAGACCGACCCAGACCACGTCCTGTATGTGCTGCTTAATGCCAAG GGGGTGGCAGTGTGCACAGCCACTTGTTCTCAGCTTCACAAGCGAGCAGAAAAAATCACAGCCACCATAATGGAGAGAGGAGGCCTCAACACAGGAGACAATGTGGTGCTGCTTTATCCCCCAG GCATTGACCTGATAGCTGCCTTCTATGGCTGTCTCTATGCGGGGGTCATCCCCGTGACAGTGAGGCCGCCTCACCCACAGAATCTGGCTGCTACTCTCCCCACCGTCCGCATGATCATCGAC gtgaGCAAAGCAGCCTGCATCCTCACCACTCAGCCTCTCATGAGGATCCTCAGGTCCAGGGAGGCTGCTGCCAGCGTCAACATCAAGACGTGGCCAACCATCATTGATACAG ATGATCTCCCCAGGAAGCGGCCTCCACACATCTATAAACCTCCCACAGCGGAGATGCTGGCCTACCTGGATTTCAGTGTGTCCACCACAGGCATGCTGACGGGAGTCAAG ATGTCTCATGCTGCAGTCAGTACTCTGTGCCGCTCCATTAAGCTGCAGTGTGAGCTCTACTCCTCACGACAAATCGCAATCTGTCTGGACCCGTACTGCGGCCTGGGCTTCGTCCTATGGTGCCTCTCCAG TATTTACTCAGGTCACCAGTCCATCCTTATCCCTCCCCTGGAGCTAGAGAGCTCACTGCCTCTTTGGCTGAGTACGCTCAGTCAGTACAAGATCAGAGACACTTTCTGCTCCTACTCTGTCATGGAGCTGTGCACCAAAGGCCTCGGCACTCAGACAGAGATGTTGAAG GCACGCGGTCTGAATCTGTCGTGCGTGCGGAGCTGCGTGGTGATAGCGGAGGAGCGGCCCCGTCTCACTCTCACTCAGGCCTTCTCCAAGCTCTTCAAGGACCTCGGCCTGTCGTCGCGCGCCGTCAGCACCGCTTTCGGCTCCAGGGTGAACTTGGCCATCTGCCTACAG GGCACTGCGGGACCAGACCCCTCCACCGTCTATGTTGACATGAAGTCTCTGCGTCATGACAG GGTGAGACTGGTGGAGCGAGGAGCGCCACAGAGTATTCCACTCATGGAGTCTGGCACT ATCCTACCGGGAGTGAGGGTCATCATCGTCAACCCAGAGACCAGAGGTCCGCTGGGAGATTCGCATCTTGGGGAG ATCTGGGTGAACAGTCCTCATAGCGCCAGCGGCTACTACACCATCTATGGGGAGGAGAGCCTGCAGGCCGATCACTTCAACACCAAGCTCAGCTTCGGGGAGCCCCAGACTCTGTGGGCCAGGACGGGCTACCTGGGCTTCATCAAGAGAACGGAGCTGCTGGATGCAagtggag ATCGTCATGATGCCTTGTTCGTGGTGGGCTCTCTTGATGAAACGTTGGAGCTGAGGGGATTGCGTTATCACCCCATCGACATTGAGACGTCTGTGTCCCGAGCCCACCGCAGCATCGCAGAGAG TGCTGTGTTTACCTGGACCAACTTGCTGGTTGTGGTGGCGGAGCTGAGCGGCTCGGAGCAGGAGGCCTTGGACCTGGTGCCCCTCGTCACCAACGTGGTGCTGGAGGAGCACCACCTCATTGTTGGGGTGGTGGTCATCGTGGACCCCGGCGTGATCCCCATCAACTCcagaggagagaagcagaggatgCACCTGCGGGACTCGTTCCTGGCCGACCAACTGGACCCCATCTACGTGGCCTACAACATGTGA